Genomic window (Musa acuminata AAA Group cultivar baxijiao chromosome BXJ1-9, Cavendish_Baxijiao_AAA, whole genome shotgun sequence):
CTTTGGCTTGGGTTTGggagcctcctcctcctcttccagaaCCTCCTGAACTTTGGGTTTTGCAGGCTCCTTCGTAGGTTCTTTCTTAACTTCCTTTGGTTTAGCTGGCTCTTTAGGTTGAACAGGCTTCTTTTGTGATGGAACAGGTGGAACTGAGTCGACCTGTTTAACCTCGCCTACCACTTTATGGAAATTTGGTTGATTAACCATAGTCCAAAAGTACCTTTCAACATGAGGGAATTCTGATGTAAAACTCTTGACCAGGATCATACTGAATCCAAGGTATAAGTTGCATGTCATGACAATATCTGCTAAAGTAACAGAATGGCCAACAAGGTATGTGCTTGAGGCAAGATGAGTGTTCAAAGCACCAAGTGCCCTCTTCAAACTAGATATTGCTGCTTCCTCAGCctacataaatataatttttttcagcCCAGAGCACAAGCCACAACTGATACAGTGGCAATATAATTATTATACTTACAACAGCAAGGTAAGGCATATATCCAAGTCGTGGATAAAGCCATCGTGCAAGATTTGCATCAATTTCCATGGATGCATAGTCAATCCATTGTTCAATGTGAGCCTGGTAACCACATGAATGaacataaaaattaattaaactgTTGTGTCAACTGGACAATCCAAATACAGCAGATAACTTACATATTCGATGAGTGAACAGCCATAAAGAGGATTATCAGCCTTCAAGCGAGTTACTGAGACGAGTACAAAGAGCTATAAGTATGCATCACATCATAAAAAGTGATTTTCatattgatcctcaaatcttTGTAATTTATACAACTCTTTATATACAAATCAGTCTCTGAAATCTCAAATTATGTACACACAATCCATTATTCATAAAGAATAAGGCACTGTTTTAGAGTACTCTGTTAGAAAAAAGCATAGATATCATAGTATATAACATTTACAAAATTTTATCAACATCCCCCCCCTTAAAAATCTCTCCCTCCAGGTACAaaacaaaattaaattattcttttaattCTTTTGTAGATATCTAAATTCCAGTCCACATTATCAGTCTTCTGATCCCTCACACTTAATTCTTATTTTTATagaattttatctttttctttccatattttacataattttgaaaaAGGTTTGAGGAGCTATCACTTGGTCTTCAAAATATTGGATGTGTGATTATGTGCCAAAATTCACAAAAAAACAGGAGAAAACTAAAATTCATGAGGATGAAAAGCAAAACATCTTACTAATTTCATCACCATTGTTATTTTAATTGCATAATTGCTAATCTAGATGAGCCTTAGATATGAGCTACATGTGGCGTTACAGGCATTATATACAATTATGAACTGATAGTTTAATATTGTAAACATCAAATATCATATGGACTAATATGTTAAACAAGCATGCTCTTATTTTCAAAAgtgaaatttaaataattatttcataCCATAACGTGCTATAGCATTGCTCTCGAAAACGGGACCATCAGGCGTCTCCAATACAGGCACCTGAACTCATAACAAGAAATATGCAGCTTACAAATAAGCTTATACTTGGATATGAACACAAAATACATATTCATGTCCAGAAAATTAGCTTACCTTCCCTATAGGGTTCATCTTAAGAAACTCTGGAGTTTTATTTGACACACCCATTACAAAGTTCTTCACCAACTCAACTTGGATACCACTGTACTCTGCAGCAATAAGTGCCTTGAACCCATTCTTATTTGTATCACCAGCATGCAAAACCTGAGCAAAATAAATCTCAGAAATTAGTAGGATGTCAAAGTAAAACCAAAAATTTATAGTCACCAAACAAGATGAATGATCCAAGAGGATCAAAGCATCAGTGTGCGAATATATTCTCGAGTACAGAATTTTTATGACAAAACACAGGAAGTATACATAGTAAGATCACATGATATGATAAAATTATATGATAATGTTAAATATATTTCAATCAGTTGTTACAATAGAAAGTAAAAACTAAAAGGATCCAAATTCTGAAGCAAAGACGCCAAGTACAACAATATATTTCTATTAGTTGGTGCAATTTACTTTCAAATTGGAGATTTCACATAGgaacatcaagcaatataaagaacATCAACTAGATCAGAGTTATTAAGAAGCATTTTCTCCAAACAGCTTTCGCTAAAAACATAACAAAAGTTTACTGGATTATGCAGGCTCCAAGGCCATATGGTCAATCTACAAAAACTCAAGATGTAGACACTTTGCCATCATCATTATGGAATTCTAATTAACATATTTAACAATAGAATGGTAGTTAACATCAATCAGTAACATATTAAAATAATGTAACTTGGTATGTTTAAATGAATATGATATTGTATTGCAATTCAGCATGCACGGTTACCATTGCTTATGAATTGCCTACCAATAAAATTCAACATTTGAGAATATGTTCAACACTCAGGTAATCAATTCAGCAAGACGAGCATTAAGATATGAACAGGTGACAGAATAATCCAACTTCATCAAAGAATATTAGAAGAATTGCAAGCCCATAGccagccaaaaaaaaaagaaaaagttgatcACATATAAATCTGGCATCCCTAACACACATATCCAACATAAAGGAGGGTCTTGAAGCCAACTTCAAGGACCTGGGACTAGGCCAGACCAACACGGACCTGGGACTAGGACAGACCAACACACACATATAGCGCATGACTAGCAGCAATCCATAAGCTGGTCGGAGCTTAACAAGGCAAGGAAACCACACCACCTTTAATTCTTTGGAACAGTGACATTTTCAAATGTGTGAATTCTGAAAACCTTTTTCATGATTCCCAACAACAAACTGAAGGTACTATCACCAATTAGGATCAGTTTTATGACATGACCTACCAAATAGACTAGCAACCCTAAAGCAGTTCCTAATCCAATTTTAACCACCCAAGCACTGAGTTCTCAGTTTCACAATCTTTTTCTCAGTCCACTGCAACCTGTTAACACAAACAGAATACCTTTGGTCGAAGATAGTGGAAGTCACCCCCTAAACACCAACAACTCAAGTAAATGTACTATTACTAAGCCAAACATCTAAGAGGTCAGATAACTATCTATTACCATCTAAGTCCACGAATTGTTTACTCAATAAAATGCTGTAAATGCCAAACATTAGCACACCTTAGGGGGTTACAAAAGCTAGAGGAAAAATCATTAGGAGTTGATATTTTCTTCTGAAATTAACAGGTATAAAATCGGGATCATATTTGTATTGGGCAGTATAATTAGGATGGCCTTTGCATGGTGGAAGGGCAGGAGAATGTTGATCGTACAGTTCCTGCAGATCATTTGTGATGGAGTAAAAAGCTCCACAGTGAAaagccttctttttttcttttgaaccaAGTAGAAAGTTGCTGGTACTTATGATCGGGTAACTGTTACGCTCTCTTGACATACGGATCCATTTGATGCACGTATTTTAGATTATGACTATTCGAAGTACGAACCAATATCAAAATAAATCTGCTACGACATAGCATAACGAATTCTGATAGCAAGACACAGGAACTATATCGTAAGAGAGGCACAATAGAATCAACGTGATGAAATGGACAAATCAGGAAGAGAGAGGACAACTTATGCAAACATTAACGTAATCTTAGATGGAGCAACTGCAAAGACGGAAACAGATCTGCAAACCGAACAGCAAATAACATTTCGCGATAGACTACGCAATGGAACTCCTAAAACCCTAAATCTCAGGCGAAGAAACAATTAAAGAGATCTAACGGGAACTCACCAGCGCCATCGAGTCTTGCGATCCGCGACCGCCTCAATTCCCGGATCTAAACACGGCACAGGACCAAGAAAATGAAATCAAAATAACAACAGCGGAACAAAAAGCAAACCGAAAAAGAACAACGGAtctaagaagaagaaagaacaaactGGAAAGCAAGTGAAGAGCGCTCACAGAGAAGGGAGAGGAGGCCGACGGCGCTAGAGATGAGAGAGGAAAAGACGCGAGCAACGGCGGAGCAAACTGATACACTCGATCGCCTCCTGTGGCTTTATATATAGGGGAAAGGGGCTGCTCTATCTATCTAGGGCAAGCTGAGAATGGTAACGGGTCGGATTCGTGAGGTTACATTCGGACTCGGGACAAGGACGCTCCAAATGGATCCGATACAGCGAGTATTAATTGGATTCAAAGAAGACTATTTATTGCACCGATATGAACATCACTTAAATCactcattttttttttcctctttaactTAGAAGTTCTGTTTGAATGCAATACTCGTAAGTATTTTATGATGATGTcacttaatttaaaaatatttttataatatataagataatttaaaaattataaataataaaaaaaatataaaaatataaaaattaatatgaatcaatattataaacataaacatGAGTGATGattacataaaaaaattatgttaaagatatttaaataatattttgttaTATTACAAAACCAGATTGATTTTATATATACTAATTCGTTTTATGTGGGTTATGGAAAGAACCGATCAAATCAATTGATTCATTCCGAGTTTTTAACATATCCAGTCCGATAATTGAAACTGACCAGTTAATGGTCAGGTTTCCAATTCTGATAACTATGACATTTACTTAGCTTCATGTGGGTGTCCGCTACCTTAAAGGACCCAAATTGTAATATATTATTGCTATGATCGTTTCAGTCCTCGTGAAACGACATCTGTCGTGTCTCGTGAAAGGATATAGATATAAGGTTGACAGTGCAGTAAGGACACGATAATCAAACGTTCTATATATATAaacagagagagtgagagaggtgTTCTGTTTTAATGCTGTGATGTATGAGCCAGAGTATAGAATTGTTCGTCATCAAATTCCTGTTAAATGTCGCACTAATATTCTAGCACAGAAGAATCTCGAAATTACTAGAATACTCATAAAGCCCATGCGTAGCCCACCTGATCAAGATGCTCCTACAGCATATGCGTCCGATCAAAATGCAGGACATGCATCTGACTTGGTTGGACATGGAGGTTAAAGCATGCATATCAACGAAGGTGTTATCGCCTGCTTATTTCTAATGCTATCACTGTATATGAGAATTGCTGCAATGGATGAAATTTTAAGCATAAATTACATCTGAATGATTACCAGAGCATTTAGAACAGGGCTGAGCAGAAAGGAAGGTTGCAAATCAACGATTTAAGAGGATGGAGCTTTTATACACTGCTTAGCTTCTGCAAGAAGAGCATGTTTGGGGGGGTCGAAACCTTTCTGGTGCCAGGAATTGACCAGAAGACGCTCGAGTTTCCTGACCTGATAAATGGTTAGAAGATACAACAATCAATGGGTATGTGAAGAAAGCAACtcaattttggaaaaaaaaaaaagataaacaagGGTTTTAGAAGTCTAACAACACCGGACTTGCAAAAGAAATTTATGAAACTTCATCAGAAACCTAATTGGGGGCTTGTTTGACTAGTGATGTATCCTCAACAAAGCTcacttgcagaaaagattcatatggCCCAACCCAATTATACATTTTCATAATTTTAGCTTGCATGGGGATCAATCTGTGTTTATATTTGATAAAGGCTTAAAGAAATTTGTTGGGAGATTAATATTTGAGCATATAACAGTTACATCGGAATTGACCAGAAGACATTCGAGTTTCCTGACCTGATAAATGGTTAGAAGATACAACAATCAATGGGTATGTGCAGAAAGCAACtcaattttggaaaaaaaaaaaaaaaagataaacaagGGTTTTAGAAGTCTAACAACACCGGACTTGCAAAAGAAATTTATGAAACTTCTTCAGAAACCTAATTGGGCCATTGTTTGACCAGTGATATATCCTCAACAAAGCTCACTCTCAGAAAAGATTCATATGGCCCAACCCAATTATACATTTTCATAATTTTAGCTTACATGGGGATCAATTTGTGTTTATATTAGATAAAGGCTTAAAGAAATTTGTTGGAAGATTAATATTTGAGCATCTAACAGCTACAGTTAAAGTTACAGCAGCAAGTATATATAATACAAGAAGTAAAACAATAAATTCCTCATCATAAACTACTTTTCTTAACCCtaatcttgataaaaaaaaagtctAGTGGAGCGAACCTGCTTGACAATAAAAGGTTCTTCAGAAAGGCATAATGGCTCTGTTAATATAGTTAGAAAACCATGTTTGTTGCCATAGACAATGTCGGTAAA
Coding sequences:
- the LOC135593760 gene encoding elongation factor 1-gamma 2; this translates as MALVLHAGDTNKNGFKALIAAEYSGIQVELVKNFVMGVSNKTPEFLKMNPIGKVPVLETPDGPVFESNAIARYVTRLKADNPLYGCSLIEYAHIEQWIDYASMEIDANLARWLYPRLGYMPYLAVAEEAAISSLKRALGALNTHLASSTYLVGHSVTLADIVMTCNLYLGFSMILVKSFTSEFPHVERYFWTMVNQPNFHKVVGEVKQVDSVPPVPSQKKPVQPKEPAKPKEVKKEPTKEPAKPKVQEVLEEEEEAPKPKPKNPLDLLPPSKMILDEWKRLYSNTKTNFREVAIKGFWDMYDPEGYSLWFCDYKYNDENTVSFVTLNKVSGFLQRMDLTRKYAFGKMLVIGSEPPFKVKGVWLFRGQEIPKFVLDEVYDMELYDWAKVDISDEAQKERVNAMIEDQEPFEGEALLDAKCFK